The proteins below come from a single Eucalyptus grandis isolate ANBG69807.140 chromosome 3, ASM1654582v1, whole genome shotgun sequence genomic window:
- the LOC104447952 gene encoding probable protein phosphatase 2C 9 isoform X4 produces MARLCCFNPQHAGAQSSTSGKGRNIEGLIKYGFSLVKGKANHPMEDYHVAKFMQKKGHELGLFAIYDGHLGDKVPVYLQKHLFSNILKEEEFWVNPNRSISKAYEKTDQAILSNSSGLGRGGSTAVTVILINGQQLLVANVGDSRAVLSRGGRALQMSIDHEPSTERGSIEHRGGFVSNMPVKIAQK; encoded by the exons ATGGCGAGGCTATGCTGTTTCAATCCTCAG CATGCAGGAGCTCAATCCTCTACTTCTGGTAAAGGAAGAAACATCGAAGGGCTGATCAAGTATGGTTTCAGCCTAGTAAAAGGGAAAGCCAATCATCCCATGGAGGACTATCATGTTGCCAAGTTCATGCAAAAGAAAGGGCACGAATTAGGGCTCTTTGCTATTTATGATGGTCATTTGGGGGACAAGGTCCCCGTGTACCTGCAAAAGCATTTGTTTTCCAACATCTTAAAGGAG GAAGAGTTCTGGGTCAATCCCAATAGGTCTATTTCAAAAGCTTATGAGAAGACAGACCAGGCGATACTCTCCAATAGTTCTGGCTTGGGACGTGGTGGTTCGACTGCAGTGACGGTAATACTGATAAATGGCCAACAACTATTGGTTGCTAATGTTGGAGATTCACGAGCAGTTCTCTCAAGGGGGGGTCGAGCTCTACAGATGAGTATCGATCATGAACCCAGCACAGAAAGAGGGAGCATTGAACATAGAGGCGGCTTTGTCTCAAACATGCCAG TGAAGATTGCACAGAAATAG
- the LOC104447952 gene encoding probable protein phosphatase 2C 9 isoform X1 — protein MARLCCFNPQHAGAQSSTSGKGRNIEGLIKYGFSLVKGKANHPMEDYHVAKFMQKKGHELGLFAIYDGHLGDKVPVYLQKHLFSNILKEEEFWVNPNRSISKAYEKTDQAILSNSSGLGRGGSTAVTVILINGQQLLVANVGDSRAVLSRGGRALQMSIDHEPSTERGSIEHRGGFVSNMPGDVPRVNGQLAVSRAFGDRSLKLHLRSDPDIRTINVEVNMDVLILASDGLWKVVSNQEAVDIAGRIKDPEKAAKELTAEALRRDSRDDISCIVVRFRG, from the exons ATGGCGAGGCTATGCTGTTTCAATCCTCAG CATGCAGGAGCTCAATCCTCTACTTCTGGTAAAGGAAGAAACATCGAAGGGCTGATCAAGTATGGTTTCAGCCTAGTAAAAGGGAAAGCCAATCATCCCATGGAGGACTATCATGTTGCCAAGTTCATGCAAAAGAAAGGGCACGAATTAGGGCTCTTTGCTATTTATGATGGTCATTTGGGGGACAAGGTCCCCGTGTACCTGCAAAAGCATTTGTTTTCCAACATCTTAAAGGAG GAAGAGTTCTGGGTCAATCCCAATAGGTCTATTTCAAAAGCTTATGAGAAGACAGACCAGGCGATACTCTCCAATAGTTCTGGCTTGGGACGTGGTGGTTCGACTGCAGTGACGGTAATACTGATAAATGGCCAACAACTATTGGTTGCTAATGTTGGAGATTCACGAGCAGTTCTCTCAAGGGGGGGTCGAGCTCTACAGATGAGTATCGATCATGAACCCAGCACAGAAAGAGGGAGCATTGAACATAGAGGCGGCTTTGTCTCAAACATGCCAG GGGATGTCCCAAGAGTTAACGGACAGCTGGCAGTTTCTCGTGCTTTTGGAGACAGGAGCCTGAAGTTACATTTACGCTCAGACCCTGACATTAGAACCATCAATGTGGAAGTCAATATGGATGTATTAATCCTTGCAAGTGATGGTCTTTGGAAG GTGGTGAGTAATCAAGAGGCAGTTGATATCGCTGGAAGGATCAAAGATCCAGAAAAGGCGGCAAAAGAGCTGACTGCAGAAGCTTTGAGAAGGGACAGCCGAGATGATATATCTTGTATAGTCGTCAGATTTAGAGGATGA
- the LOC104447952 gene encoding probable protein phosphatase 2C 9 isoform X3, with translation MARLCCFNPQHAGAQSSTSGKGRNIEGLIKYGFSLVKGKANHPMEDYHVAKFMQKKGHELGLFAIYDGHLGDKVPVYLQKHLFSNILKEEEFWVNPNRSISKAYEKTDQAILSNSSGLGRGGSTAVTVILINGQQLLVANVGDSRAVLSRGGRALQMSIDHEPSTERGSIEHRGGFVSNMPDVCCFGVVENFIFSKNEKVTCLSMLHELTMRELLLVMGYQNSQPWLVVLYPCFS, from the exons ATGGCGAGGCTATGCTGTTTCAATCCTCAG CATGCAGGAGCTCAATCCTCTACTTCTGGTAAAGGAAGAAACATCGAAGGGCTGATCAAGTATGGTTTCAGCCTAGTAAAAGGGAAAGCCAATCATCCCATGGAGGACTATCATGTTGCCAAGTTCATGCAAAAGAAAGGGCACGAATTAGGGCTCTTTGCTATTTATGATGGTCATTTGGGGGACAAGGTCCCCGTGTACCTGCAAAAGCATTTGTTTTCCAACATCTTAAAGGAG GAAGAGTTCTGGGTCAATCCCAATAGGTCTATTTCAAAAGCTTATGAGAAGACAGACCAGGCGATACTCTCCAATAGTTCTGGCTTGGGACGTGGTGGTTCGACTGCAGTGACGGTAATACTGATAAATGGCCAACAACTATTGGTTGCTAATGTTGGAGATTCACGAGCAGTTCTCTCAAGGGGGGGTCGAGCTCTACAGATGAGTATCGATCATGAACCCAGCACAGAAAGAGGGAGCATTGAACATAGAGGCGGCTTTGTCTCAAACATGCCAG ATGTCTGCTGCTTTGGAGTTGTAGAAAATTTCATCTTCTCTAAGAATGAGAAGGTGACATGTCTTTCCATGCTTCATGAACTGACGATGCGGGAGTTACTTCTTGTTATGGGATATCAAAACAGTCAACCCTGGCTTGTGGTGCTCTATCCTTGTTTCTCTTAG
- the LOC104447952 gene encoding probable protein phosphatase 2C 9 isoform X2, whose protein sequence is MLFQSSGAQSSTSGKGRNIEGLIKYGFSLVKGKANHPMEDYHVAKFMQKKGHELGLFAIYDGHLGDKVPVYLQKHLFSNILKEEEFWVNPNRSISKAYEKTDQAILSNSSGLGRGGSTAVTVILINGQQLLVANVGDSRAVLSRGGRALQMSIDHEPSTERGSIEHRGGFVSNMPGDVPRVNGQLAVSRAFGDRSLKLHLRSDPDIRTINVEVNMDVLILASDGLWKVVSNQEAVDIAGRIKDPEKAAKELTAEALRRDSRDDISCIVVRFRG, encoded by the exons ATGCTGTTTCAATCCTCAG GAGCTCAATCCTCTACTTCTGGTAAAGGAAGAAACATCGAAGGGCTGATCAAGTATGGTTTCAGCCTAGTAAAAGGGAAAGCCAATCATCCCATGGAGGACTATCATGTTGCCAAGTTCATGCAAAAGAAAGGGCACGAATTAGGGCTCTTTGCTATTTATGATGGTCATTTGGGGGACAAGGTCCCCGTGTACCTGCAAAAGCATTTGTTTTCCAACATCTTAAAGGAG GAAGAGTTCTGGGTCAATCCCAATAGGTCTATTTCAAAAGCTTATGAGAAGACAGACCAGGCGATACTCTCCAATAGTTCTGGCTTGGGACGTGGTGGTTCGACTGCAGTGACGGTAATACTGATAAATGGCCAACAACTATTGGTTGCTAATGTTGGAGATTCACGAGCAGTTCTCTCAAGGGGGGGTCGAGCTCTACAGATGAGTATCGATCATGAACCCAGCACAGAAAGAGGGAGCATTGAACATAGAGGCGGCTTTGTCTCAAACATGCCAG GGGATGTCCCAAGAGTTAACGGACAGCTGGCAGTTTCTCGTGCTTTTGGAGACAGGAGCCTGAAGTTACATTTACGCTCAGACCCTGACATTAGAACCATCAATGTGGAAGTCAATATGGATGTATTAATCCTTGCAAGTGATGGTCTTTGGAAG GTGGTGAGTAATCAAGAGGCAGTTGATATCGCTGGAAGGATCAAAGATCCAGAAAAGGCGGCAAAAGAGCTGACTGCAGAAGCTTTGAGAAGGGACAGCCGAGATGATATATCTTGTATAGTCGTCAGATTTAGAGGATGA
- the LOC104447954 gene encoding 2-hydroxy-6-oxo-2,4-heptadienoate hydrolase, protein MSGRCFSLTEFRNRCYRSAFARWGLRSALTDLRDGTVVHCWVPKARSPAKPDLLLIHGLGANALWQWADVLPHLAPHFNLFVPDLLFFGDSFTSRPDRSDSFQARCLMRVMEAHSVRRLSLVGLSYGGFVAYSMAAQSMEEGAAVAVERVVICCAAVCIEEREIKEGMLSVSDLEQAAGILVPQTPARLRELMSYTLSRHPPLGLIPSCLLSDFIDAMCADYIEQKRDLVRDIPRNRKVSEIPKITQPTLIIWGEHDHIFPVELGHRLKRHIGDNAHLVVIKDTGHAFNMEKPKEFHKLLKMFLVDRQPPPASSSPDYESEKCTTEERTSDNGSDPKTKATASTNAPSQA, encoded by the exons ATGTCCGGCCGGTGCTTCAGCCTGACGGAATTCAGGAACCGGTGCTACCGCTCCGCATTCGCCCGGTGGGGCCTCCGGTCCGCCCTCACCGACCTCCGCGACGGCACCGTGGTGCACTGCTGGGTCCCCAAGGCCCGCTCCCCGGCCAAGCCCGACCTCCTCCTCATCCACGGCCTCGGCGCCAACGCCCTCTGGCAGTGGGCCGACGTCCTCCCCCACCTCGCCCCTCACTTCAACCTCTTCGTCCCCGACCTCCTCTTCTTCGGCGACTCCTTCACCTCCCGCCCCGACCGTTCCGACTCCTTCCAG GCGCGGTGCCTGATGCGGGTCATGGAGGCCCATTCGGTGCGGCGGCTGAGCCTCGTGGGGCTGAGCTACGGTGGGTTCGTGGCGTACAGCATGGCTGCGCAGTCCATGGAGGAAGGGGCGGCGGTGGCCGTGGAGAGGGTGGTGATATGCTGCGCCGCCGTGTGCATCGAGGAGCGAGAGATAAAGGAGGGGATGCTGAGCGTAAGCGACCTGGAGCAGGCGGCGGGGATCCTTGTGCCGCAGACGCCAGCGAGGCTGAGGGAGTTGATGAGCTACACGCTCTCCCGGCATCCACCTCTTGGGCTGATTCCTTCCTGCTTGCTCAGTGATTTCATCGAT GCAATGTGCGCTGATTACATCGAACAGAAGAGAGACCTGGTTCGAGATATCCCAAGAAATCGAAAAGTATCCGAAATCCCAAAGATCACCCAG CCCACGTTGATAATCTGGGGAGAGCATGACCATATCTTCCCAGTGGAGCTGGGTCACAGGCTTAAGAG GCATATAGGAGACAATGCACATCTCGTGGTCATCAAGGATACAGGACACGCCTTCAACATGGAGAAACCGAAAGAGTTCCACAAGCTTTTGAAGATGTTCCTCGTTGATCGGCAGCCTCCTCCAGCAAGCTCATCGCCGGATTATGAAAGTGAGAAATGCACTACAGAAGAGAGAACGAGCGATAATGGTAGCGATCCAAAGACGAAGGCAACAGCCTCAACAAATGCTCCTTCACAAGCATAG
- the LOC104447953 gene encoding 14-3-3 protein 7, with translation MEREREQQVYQARLAEQAERYDEMVESMKQVAKLDVELTVEERNVLSVGYKNVIGARRASWRILSSIEQKEGTKGNEQNVKRIKDYRQRVEDELAKICSDILSVIDKHLIPSSSSGESTVFYYKMKGDYCRYLAEFKAGDDRKEAADQSLKAYEAASSTASTDLAPTHPIRLGLALNFSVFYYEIMNSPERACHLAKQAFDEAIAELDSLNEDSYKDSTLIMQLLRDNLTLWTTDLPEEGGEQSKVDEPAAES, from the exons atggagagggagagagagcagcAGGTTTACCAGGCGAGGCTCGCGGAGCAAGCCGAGCGATACGATG AGATGGTTGAGTCGATGAAGCAAGTGGCTAAGCTGGATGTGGAACTGACCGTTGAGGAGAGAAATGTGTTGTCTGTTGGGtataagaatgtgattggggcCAGAAGGGCATCGTGGCGGATTTTATCTTCCATTGAGCAGAAGGAGGGGACCAAGGGTAACGAGCAGAATGTGAAGAGGATCAAGGACTACAGGCAAAGGGTTGAAGATGAGCTCGCCAAGATCTGCAGTGACATACTCTCAGTCATTGATAAGCATCTTATCCCATCCTCCTCAAGTGGAGAGTCGACTGTTTTCTACTATAAGAT GAAAGGTGATTATTGTCGTTACCTTGCTGAATTCAAGGCTGGTGATGACCGCAAAGAAGCTGCTGATCAGTCGCTCAAGGCATATGAG GCTGCCAGTTCCACTGCTTCAACGGATTTGGCTCCAACTCACCCTATCAGACTTGGActggctttgaatttctccgTCTTCTATTATGAAATCATGAACTCGCCAGAAAG GGCATGCCATCTGGCTAAACAAGCTTTTGATGAGGCTATCGCGGAACTCGATAGCCTAAATGAAGACTCCTATAAGGACAGTACCCTCATTATGCAACTTCTTAGGGACAATCTTACACTATGGACTACAGATCTGCCTGAAGAAGGAG GTGAGCAATCCAAAGTTGATGAGCCTGCGGCAGAG AGTTAA
- the LOC104447955 gene encoding melanoma-associated antigen 8 isoform X1, whose amino-acid sequence MASAGSDLSQFDISKEEKDKLVGEVIRYVLFKSHQNSGCPIKREELTQLVTKNYRNRNLPALVINEAREKLSSVFGYEMRELQKSRPSTNQTRASQSSSADSRSYVLMSQLPADLYRRYVEDVNAVHLSGFTFVVISIVHLAGGKIPEDNLWHHLRRLGLHESNENHQEFGNVKQALEALVQQRYLQKDKVTGPEGSTISYELAERALDARIIEKIKENISQVVKKDVTYGAAE is encoded by the exons ATGGCCAGCGCTGGATCCGATCTCTCTCAATTCGACATTTCTAAGGAG GAGAAGGACAAACTTGTGGGGGAAGTGATACGTTATGTGCTGTTCAAGAGTCACCAGAACTCGGGGTGTCCGATCAAGAGAGAGGAGCTCACGCAGCTGGTCACCAAGAATTACCGGAACCGCAACCTTCCCGCGCTCGTCATCAACGAGGCCCGCGAGAAGCTCTCGAGCGTTTTCGGGTACGAGATGAGGGAGCTCCAGAAATCGCGGCCTTCGACTAACCAGACTCGGGCTTCTCAATCAA GTTCAGCAGACAGCAGATCTTATGTCCTCATGAGTCAGCTCCCTGCTGATTTATATAGGAGGTATGTGGAGGACGTCAATGCAGTCCATCTGTCTGGTTTTACTTTTGTGGTGATAAGTATCGTGCATCTTGCCGGAGGCAAAATACCAGAAG ATAATTTATGGCACCATTTGAGACGGCTAGGATTGCATGAAAGCAATGAAAACCACCAAGAATTCGGAAATGTCAAGCAGGCATTGGAAGCTTTAGTCCAGCAAAG ATATTTGCAGAAAGACAAAGTTACTGGACCAGAAGGTAGCACGATATCGTACGAGCTTGCTGAGAGAGCATTAGATGCCAGAAtcattgagaagatcaaagaaaacaTATCACAG GTTGTGAAGAAAGATGTCACTTATGGAGCTGCAGAGTAG
- the LOC104447955 gene encoding uncharacterized protein LOC104447955 isoform X2, with the protein MASAGSDLSQFDISKEEKDKLVGEVIRYVLFKSHQNSGCPIKREELTQLVTKNYRNRNLPALVINEAREKLSSVFGYEMRELQKSRPSTNQTRASQSSSADSRSYVLMSQLPADLYRRYVEDVNAVHLSGFTFVVISIVHLAGGKIPEDNLWHHLRRLGLHESNENHQEFGNVKQALEALVQQRKTKLLDQKVARYRTSLLREH; encoded by the exons ATGGCCAGCGCTGGATCCGATCTCTCTCAATTCGACATTTCTAAGGAG GAGAAGGACAAACTTGTGGGGGAAGTGATACGTTATGTGCTGTTCAAGAGTCACCAGAACTCGGGGTGTCCGATCAAGAGAGAGGAGCTCACGCAGCTGGTCACCAAGAATTACCGGAACCGCAACCTTCCCGCGCTCGTCATCAACGAGGCCCGCGAGAAGCTCTCGAGCGTTTTCGGGTACGAGATGAGGGAGCTCCAGAAATCGCGGCCTTCGACTAACCAGACTCGGGCTTCTCAATCAA GTTCAGCAGACAGCAGATCTTATGTCCTCATGAGTCAGCTCCCTGCTGATTTATATAGGAGGTATGTGGAGGACGTCAATGCAGTCCATCTGTCTGGTTTTACTTTTGTGGTGATAAGTATCGTGCATCTTGCCGGAGGCAAAATACCAGAAG ATAATTTATGGCACCATTTGAGACGGCTAGGATTGCATGAAAGCAATGAAAACCACCAAGAATTCGGAAATGTCAAGCAGGCATTGGAAGCTTTAGTCCAGCAAAG AAAGACAAAGTTACTGGACCAGAAGGTAGCACGATATCGTACGAGCTTGCTGAGAGAGCATTAG